Below is a window of Rhizobium jaguaris DNA.
AAAACTTGTAGCCGCGGCGGTATTCGAACTTATCGACCGCCTTCATCAGGCCGATATTGCCTTCCTGGATGAGATCGAGGAACTGCAGGCCGCGGTTCGTATATTTCTTGGCGATGGAGATGACGAGGCGCAGGTTCGCTTCGACCATTTCCTTCTTGGCGATGCGCGCTTCACGTTCGCCCTTCTGCACCATGTGCACGATGCGGCGGAATTCCGAGATCGAAATACCGGTTTCGGTCGCAAGGTTCTGAATTTCCTGGCGGATATCGCGGATCGTGGTGTTTTCGCTCTTGGCGAATTCCTTCCAGCCGCGAGCGGCCAGATTGCCGATCGACTTCATCCAGTTCGGATCGAGCTCGGCGCCCTGATACTGCTCCAGGAAGCTATCGCGCTTGACGCCGTAGGATTCGGCAAGACGCAGCAGGCGGCCTTCGTTCTGCACGAGGCGCTTGTTGATGTCGTAGAGCTGCTCGACGAGAGCATCGATGCGGTTCTGGTTTAGCGAAAGGGACTTGACCGACTTGACCAGCTCATCCTTCAACTCCTTGTAGCGGCGCTCCTGCGCCGACGACAGCGTGCCGGAAGCCGACAGACGCTGCTCGACCTGCTGATCTTGCAGCTTGCGCAGCTTCTTGTAGGTCTCGGCAATCGTGTCGAGCGTCAGCATGACCTGCGGACGAAGCTCGGCTTCCATAGCGGCGAGTGAGAGGCTGGATTCGTCCTCGTCCTCTTCCTCCTCCTCGATCGGCATGCCTTCGCCGCCGACATCGGTTATATCGTCATCGCCAGAGGGACGGCGGCCGCGGGCCTTTTCCTTCTCCTCAGCGGCCTTGCGGTCAGCCTCGATTTTTTCCGGGCTCTGGAACTGCGGCGCAGCCTTGGCCTCGGGACCGGAATAGGTGGTTTCGAGGTCGATGATCTCGCGCAGCAGCGTCGTGCCTTCGTTGAGTTCGTCACGCCAAATGATTAGCGCCTGGAACGTCAACGGGCTCTCACAGAGGCCGCCGATCATGGTTTCGCGACCGGCCTCAATGCGCTTCGCAATCGCGATTTCGCCTTCGCGCGACAGCAGTTCGACGGAACCCATCTCGCGCAGATACATGCGCACCGGATCGTCGGTGCGGTCGGTCGGCTCTTTCTTCTTTGCAGTCGTCAGCGCCGAACCGCCGGAGGGCGCAAGTTCGCCGCCTTCTCCATCGTCGTCGCCGCTGGAATCGTCGTCGTCGCCACCGCTGGCTGCCGCGCCCGCCTCTTCGACATCCTCGTCTTCAATGACGTTGATGCCCATATCGGAGAGCATAGCCATCGTATCTTCGATCTGCTCGGACGTCACTTCTTCGGACGGCAGAACGGCGTTGAGCTCGTCCATCGTCACGTAGCCGCGTTTCTTCGCGGCCTTGATCATCTTCTTGACCGCGTCGTCGGAAAGATCGAGAAGCGGGCCATCGGAGGCGCCGTCGCGTTCGACTTCAGCTTCTTCGTTCTCTTTGACCTTGGTTGCCATCTCTATATCGTCGCTTTCCCTGACGCTTAAAACTTACACGCGGTTACTGACCGCGCTGGCCCGGCGCGCCTCACGCCAGCCCCGAATCATCGACAAACACCTAACGGAATGACCTTTAATGCCCAATTAACCACAATCACCGGCACCGGACAGCAAAGCTGGATTGCGTTTGGATTTCCGGCCATGGTATATGTGATCCGCTTGACCCAGTTCACCGTTTTTCCGAGGACAAACGGTGATTCCTACAATTTTTGCTCCCGTCAAGCTTTTCTAGCAAAAAAGCCCGTTAAAAACGTGAAAAAGCCTTATCCACAGGCTCCACACGTCACAAACAATTGTTTCCGGTATTTAGGAAGTCCCTGCGCGATGACAAGAGCAGGCTCGTGAAACCACCAGTATTTCCGCAGTTGCGGCTAATGTTGATGCTAACAAGCCACATATCGGATCAAATCCAGTCCATCACCACCTTGCCGGAGTTGCCGGAGCGCATGGCTTCGAACCCCTCACGGAAATCATCGATGCCGATGCGGTGGGTAATAACCGGCGAGACGTCGAGGCCGCCCTGGACGAAGGCGATCATCTTGTACCAGGTTTCGAACATCTCGCGGCCGTAGATGCCCTTCAGATTGAGCATCTTGAAGATTACCTTGTTCCAGTCGATCTCGAAGCCCGCCGGCGCAATGCCAAGGATGGCGATCTTGCCGCCGTTGTTCATCTTGTCGATCATGTCGCGGAAAGCGGGCGCCGCACCTGACATCTCCAGACCGACATCGAAACCTTCGGTCATGCCGATAGACTTCATCACATCGGCAAGATTTTCTTTCGAGGCATCCACGACATACTCGATGCCAAGCTTGCGGGCGAGCGCCAGCCGGTTGGGGTTGATATCGGTGATGACCACCTTGCGCGCGCCGGAACGCTTGGCGACCATGGCGCCCATGATGCCGATCGGTCCGGCGCCCGTGACCAGCACATCCTCGCCCACCAGATCGAAGGAAAGCGCGGTGTGTACCGCATTGCCGAAAGGATCGAAAATCGCCGCCACCTCGTCCGGAATATCGTCGGGGATCTGCACCACGTTGGATTCCGGAATGCAGACGAATTCGCCGAAGGAACCGGGACGATTGACCCCGACGCCCAGCGTATTGCGGCAGAGGTGTCCTCTGCCCGCCCGGCAGTTGCGGCACTTGCCGCAGACGATATGTCCCTCGCCGGAAACGCGCTCGCCGACATGATATTTCGTGACCGCCGAGCCTATCTCGGCAATCTCGCCGCAGAATTCGTGGCCGACGACCATGGGTACCGGAATGGTCTTTTGCGCCCATTGGTCCCAATTCCAAATATGCACATCCGTGCCACAGATCGCCGACTTCCTGACCCGGATCAGCACGTCGTTCGGCCCAACCTCGGGAACCGGCACGTGCTCCATCCACAGCCCGACTTCAGGCTTCGATTTGACCAGTGCCTTCATCATGTTTGACATGAGCTGTCGTCTCCATCCGATTCAAATGATTCCGAGTTCACGCCCAGCCTCGGCGAAAGCGGCAATCGCGCGCTCGACATCGGCTTTCGAATGCGCCGCCGACATCTGCGTGCGGATGCGCGCCTGCCCCTTCGGCACGACCGGGAAGGAGAAGCCGATGACATAGACGCCCTTTTTCAGCATCAGCGCCGCCATCTCCTGTGCCAGCTTGGCATCGCCGAGCATGACCGGGATGATCGGATGATCGGCGCCCGCCAAAGTGAAACCGAGCTTAGTCATTTCACTGCGAAAGAACTCCGCATTGCCACAAAGTCGGTCGCGAAGACCATCGCCGTTTTCGATTAGATCGAAGACTTTCAGCGAAGCGGCCGCGATCACCGGAGCCAGCGTATTGGAGAAGAGATAGGGGCGCGAGCGCTGCCGCAGCCAATCGACGATCTCGGCTTTCGCGGAGGTATAGCCACCCGACGCGCCGCCGAGCGCCTTGCCGAGCGTACCGGTGATAATGTCGATCCTGCCCTCGACGCCGCAATATTCCGGCGAACCACGGCCATGATCGCCGACGAAGCCGACGGCGTGGCTGTCATCGACCATGACCATCGCTGCATATTTTTCGGCAAGATCGCAGACGCCCTCGAGATTGGCGATGATGCCATCCATGGAGAAAACACCGTCGGTGGCGATCAGCTTGAAACGGCTGCCCTCGGCCTTCTTCAATTCCTCCTCCAGTGCCGCCATGTCGTTATTGGCGTACCGGAACCGCTTCGCCTTGGAGAGACGCACGCCGTCGATGATCGAGGCGTGGTTCAGCGCGTCGGAGATGATCGCATCCTCTTCGGACAACAACGTCTCGAAAAGCCCGCCATTGGCGTCGAAGCAAGAGGAATAGAGAATGGTATCTTCCATGCCGAGGAAAGCCGATATTCGCGCCTCAAGCTGCTTGTGCTCTTCCTGCGTACCGCAGATGAACCGCACCGAGGCCATGCCGTAGCCATAGCGATCGAGTGCCTTCTTCGCGGCCTCGGCCAATTCCTCGTTGTCGGCGAGACCAAGATAGTTGTTGGCGCAGAAATTCAGCACCCGCTCGCCGCCAGCGACGGCGATTTCGCCCGCCTGTTTGGAGGTGATGACCCGTTCGGATTTATAAAGGCCCGCTTCTTTCAGGCCGGCAAGTTCTGTACGCAAATGGGATATGAATTCAGAGGTCATCGTCGCATTCCGATGCTGGTCGTGGGCGGAGACGAGCTGAGAAATAACACAGGATTCGCTCTCTTGCTGCATTCAGCAGCGGCAAAAATACGCGAGGCTTTGCCGCACACGCGATATGGTAGTGGACGGCCTCGGTATTGCCCGTCGCTATCGCAAAAAATTATTTGACTGAGTCCATCATCTTCCCGCAAACATAATGCAGTTCCCGTATGGTGAGGATGTGATGAGTATATTCCATAGGTTTTCACTCAAGGGTCGGGTCGCGCTCGTCACCGGCAGTGGTCGCGGCCTGGGTTTCGAAATGGCGAAGGCACTTGCCGACGCGGGAGCCCATGTCATCGTCAATGGACGCACGGATGCGACGCTGGACAGTGCCTTGGAAACCATTCGTACGACAGGCGGCACCGCCGAAGCTGCTGCTTTCGACATTGCCGACCATGAGGCGCAGCGTGCGACAATGGCGGATATCGAAAGGAACCATGGCCGGCTTGACATACTGGTCAACAATGTAGGTGCTCCGGACAGACGCCCGCTGGTCGATTTTGAAGATGAGGAAATCCTTGCTCTCCTCAACACGGATCTGGCCGCCTCGATCATGCTCTCTCGCAACGCTGCACGCCTGATGAAACGGCATAGTCACGGACGACTGATCTCGGTAACCTCGATCAGCGGTCACGTCGCCATGCCGGGCGACTGCGTCTACCCCGCGGCCAAACAGGGGCTGACCGGCCTTATGCGCGGCATGGCCGTGGAATTCGGCCCATATGGCATCACAAGCAACGCCATTGCTCCGGGCTGGTTCGCGACGGAAACGAACGCCGCAATGGCGGCGAACGAAGAGCTTATGCCCTTCGTGCGCCAGCGCATTCCTGTTCAACGCTGGGGCCGTCCGGACGAGATCGCCGGCGCCGCGCTGTTTCTCGCCAGCGACGCTGCTTCCTTTGTCAACGGCCATGTGCTGACCGTTGATGGCGGCATGACCGTCAGGATGTGAGCATGCTCCGCGAGAGAATGTTACCGATTGGTGAAATCTTCTATCACCTTCAAGAACGCGTCCCCATACCGTTCCAACTTCGACTGCCCCACGCCCGAAATTCCCAGGAGAGCATCGCGGGTTGCCGGCTGCTCCGTAGCGAAAGCAATCAACGTCGTATCCGGAAAGACGACATAGGGCGGCACGCCGAGCGCTTTGGCGATCTTGGTCCGCTCCGCTCTCAACGCCTCGAATAGAGGTTGAGCCTCGCCGGAAAGGGCGGATGCGCGCTTCTCGATCCGCGCAGCCTTCTTGGTGCGCCGGCCCGTCTCCGACCTATCCTTGCGAAAGAAGACCTGACGCTCGCGTTTGAAGACCGCCCGTGCCTCCGGCTCCAGCTTCATCGCGCCGAAAGCCGTGTGATCGATGCTGACGAAGCCGCTCGCCAACAGTTGACGGAAGACGGACTGCCAGGTGCGCGCCGGAATTTCCTTGCCGGCCCCGAAGACCGGCATGTCCACATGACCGAAACGCTCGGTCTTCTCATTGACTGTCCCTATCAGCACGTCGATGACATGGCCGGTGCCGAAACGCTCCCCCGTGCGATAGACGGCGGCGAGTGCCTTGATTGCCGCTTCCGTGCCATCCCACGTCTCGACCGGCTTCAGGCAGGTATCGCAATTGCCGCACCCCCCGCCATGCCCCTCGCCGAAATGCGCAAGGATGGCCTGTCGGCGGCAGCCGGCCGTCTCGCAGATGGCGAGCAGCGCGTTGAGCTTGGCGCGCTCTACGCGCTTGATCTCTTCCGCCGCATTGCCCTCGTCGATCATGCGTCGCCGCTGGATGACATCGGCCATGCCATAGGCCATCCAGACTTCGGACGGCAAGCCATCGCGTCCGGCGCGTCCCGTCTCCTGGTAATAGGCCTCGACGGAACCGGGCAGATCGAGATGGGCGACATAGCGCACATTGGGCTTGTCGATGCCCATGCCGAATGCGACCGTCGCCACAAGGCAAAGATCCTCTTCCTTCAGGAAGGCATCCTGATTGGCATCGCGGAGCGACCGATCCATGCCGGCGTGATAGGCAAGCGCACGAATGCCCTGCCCGTTCAGCCACTCCGCGGTATCCTCGACCTTGGCCCGCGACAGGCAATAGACGATGCCGCTATCACCACGATGACCATCAAGGAAACGCAGCAATTGCTGGCGCGGCTGATCGCGCTCCACGATCTCATAGGTGATGTTCGGCCGGTCGAAGCTGGTGGTGAAAACCTTGGCGTTGTCGAGCGCCAGCCGCTCGATGATATCGTCGCGCGTGTGCGGATCGGCAGTCGCCGTCAAGGCGATGCGCGGCACGTCGGGAAAGAGGTCCGCGAGCCTGCCGAGATCACGGTATTCCGGCCGGAAATCATGTCCCCATTGCGAGACGCAATGCGCCTCGTCGATCGCGAACAGGGCAATTTTCGCCCTGGCGATCATCTGTTGAAAGCCGTCCGTCAGAATACGCTCGGGCGTGACGTAGAGCAGATCGAGCGTGCCGCTGGATATGGAGCGATAGACATCGCTTGCTTCCTCACGCGACAACGACGAATTCAGCGCCGCCGCGCGGATGCCGAGCTGTTTCATCGCCTCGACCTGATCGCGCATCAGAGCAATCAATGGCGAAACGACGATGCCGACGCCGTCGCGGCATAATGCCGGAATCTGGAAACATAGCGATTTGCCGGCGCCGGTCGGAAACAGCACCACCGCATCCCCGCCGGAAACCACATGCTCGACCACTTGCTGCTGCTTGCCGCGGAAGGCGGAATAGCCATAGACCCGCTTGAGAATATCGAGCGGCGCGGCTCCCGAGTTGTCTCTCCCGAACAGCGGATCATCGGCGGAAAACCGCGGCTCCTGTCGATCTGGCTGTGACATCTATCCCCTATTTCCCCGCTGCCCCTTTGATGCGGCCGGAAAGCACGCCAAAGCCATCGATGATCGCTTCCTGGTTTTCGAGGCGCAAAGCTTCGAGCTGCACTTCCTGCAAAGCACGCATCAACTGCTCGATAAGGTCGCCGTCGCCCTCTTCCGTCGCCTCCGCGATCGCGCTTTCCAGCTCGATCTTGTGCCAACGCAATGCCTTCGAGCGTTTGTGAAGCGCAAGCGCCTGGCGATAGCCCTCCCGCGCATCTTCCGTTGCGGCGTCCTCGGTCGCTGTCCAGAGGCGAGCATTGCGCACCTGCTGGTCGAGGCTTTTCAGCAAAGCGGCGAAACCCTGCTCCTCCAACTGCTCGAGCAGCCGTTCGCGCGTAAGCTGCGGACCGGCCATCGCCGCCGCCGTGCCGAGCATGGCGGACCATAGACGCTGCAATTCGCGGCTCTCATAATCGATCGCGGCGATCTCATCATATTCATCCTGCAACAACAGCGGGTGATTGACGATGGTCACCGCCAGCACGCTCTCGCGCAGGCCCGGAATGTCTTGATGACCCTTGATCATGCCCGAACGTGTCAAGCGATCCGACGCCGCTATATTGGCCGCCTGCTGCCGGTCCCTGCCCTGCCCGCCACGGCCACCAAAATTGCGGCCGTTGCCGTCGCGGGAAAAGCCGCGTCCCTGCTGATTGCCGGCCCGCTGAAACTGCGGCTGGAACAGCCCGTTCAGCCGGTCGCGCATGTCCTGCTGATAGTGCCGGCGGACGTTCTCATCGGCAATAACCGAAACCATCTGCTTCAGCCGGGCCTCAAGCTCGGCGCGCGCCTCCGGCGTGTCAAAGGTTCCGCTGCCCGCTTCGCGCGTCCATATCATTTCCGCCAATGGCTTTGCTTGCGCCATCACCTTATCGAAAGGCGCCCGGCCATCGTGGCGCACCAGATCGTCCGGATCCTTGCCATCGGGCAAAAGCGCAAAACGGACCGTGCGGCCAGGCTTGATGTGCGGCAGCGCCAGATCGGCCGCGCGATTGGCGGCGCGAATGCCGGCGCCATCGCCATCAAAGCAGAGCACTGGCTGCGGGGTCATCTTCCACAGGAGTTCGAGCTGGTTTTCCGTCAGCGCCGTGCCGAGCGGCGCGATGGCGTTTTCGACGCCGACCTGATGTAGCGCGATGACGTCCATATAGCCTTCGACGGCGATAATCGTCCCTGCGCCGTCGCTGCCCTGAGCGGCACGGCGCGCGCGGGCGAAATTGTAGAGCACATTGCCCTTGTGAAAGAGCTCGGTCTCATTGGAATTCAGATATTTGGCCGGCGCATCCGGCGACATGGCACGGCCGCCGAAGGCAATCACCTTTTCGCGCGACGACAGAATGGGGAACATGATGCGGTCGCGGAAACGGTCGTAAGAGACCGGCACATTTTCGTGCACGACAAGGCCGCAGCCTTCCATCTGCTCCTTCAACACGCCTTTGCCTGCCAAAAACTCCTTCAGCGCGTTGCGGCTGTCCGGCGAATAGCCAAGGCGGAACGTCTCGATGGTGCGGCCGGTCAGGCCTCGATCACGCAGATAAGCGCGCGCCCTCGCCCCGTTTGCCGTCTGCAACTGATCCTGAAAGAACTGCGTCGCCATCTCCATGACGTCGAGCAGCGACGTGCGCTCCTTTTCGCGCTTTGCTTCCATGGGATCGGCAACCGGCATGGGAACGCCCGCCATGTCGGCGATCTGCTGCACCGCTTCGGGAAAACTGAGCCCCTCGAGCTCGGTCAGAAAACGGAAATGATCGCCGGTAACGCCGCAGCCGAAGCAGTGATAACGGCCCTTGCGGTCCTCGCAGTGGAAGCTCGGCGACTTTTCGCCATGGAACGGGCAGCAGGCCCAGTAATCGCCGCGAGGCACATTCGTCTTGCGCCGATCCCAGGTCACACGTCGACCGATCACGTCCGAAATGGGAACGCGGTCGCGAATCTCATCGAGAAACGTATTGGAAAATCGCATGACTACCTCTGACTTGCTCCCATATAATCAGGAACGGAGCGCATTGCCACGAGAACCCTCCTCCACGCCCGCTATTCACAGCCCCGTTATCGCCGATCGAAATTCAACCTTTCCGATCACAACTCCGTGAAAACCTCGACGCGGATAACACGCGCACGCCTGCTTAAAAGACGATTTTGACATCATCTCACACAAAATCCCAGTGGCTCTCCGCGGTCTATATGCACACCGAGAAGCCCGCGGCCACAGCCTCGCCGGGCGAGAAAAGCCACGCAAAAGCAAAGAGTTGCTGAGATGAACAAGAGTGTGCAGTGATGCCCGCGGCAACCATTGGCCGAGGGTTGATAGGCGTGCCTCCTCGCCCATTGGTGGCGCATTTGCGGCATCGTTCGTAAGCCAAACATTATTTTTTTGTAATTTGATTGTTCGTGTGCACCGCAATAGCGTTCTTCTCACGGGACGAGACAAGCCGGCGAACAAAATGCTTCGCGACGCGACATGCCTAGACGTCCCGCCGAACGGAAAGCCAAAGGTACAGGTTTTCAGTTTAGGAGAATTCAAATGCGCGTTCTGCTCGTACCCTTTGCTGCCGCTGCCCTCTTCGTCACAGCCACCTATAGCTCGGCTACGCTGACGGATGCAGCAGCCACGAGCAACGTGCTTTATACCGAAGCCGGCTATCAATTGCCGGTTGACATGAAAGTTCCGGCTCTCAAGGCCGGCATCAAGGTTCAGGTATCCTGGTCGCAGACGCAAGGCGCGCCTCAGCAAGTCAGGATTATCAGGTAAAGTTCACCCCATACTCAGGTGAGGCACCATCCCTACCCCCGGCGCCGCCTCACCTGAGTGCCTTTGCAATAGACGTTTGATTTTTGGGCCCCACCCTGCGTCATCAAACGGCTGCAAAGCGCAAGAAGGCAGGAGCTCCCCCAGCTCCTGCCTTCTCTATTTTGGCCGCTGGCGGCAGAAGCACTAGCTCGCGAAGTCCATCAAAGTCGCATGATCACAGTTACATTAGAAAAACTTGATCATAAGTAGCTTTTACTAAATTCAATTGACAATCGTCTGAGCCGTGCCAATGAATTTCCAGTTCATCGGGAACCCTTGCATGTCGTTTACCGCAAACGAACTCGCATCTGATCTTAATTTCTTCAGGACTATTCTCGGCTTCTCGCGCGAGATGGTTGCTGGCTATGCTGAAAATCCACGCATGAGCTCGATTTTTGCCTCGCAGCAACGCTGGCTGATGGCACAGGCGGGCTTTGCGCTGCATTACGGCGGAATCGACGGAGAGCAACGAGGCATCTATGTCCGCCGATTTGTCGACTACGTTCTCAAACATGAGATCGCCAGCCACAATACGGCGATAAGCTTCATCCACGAAATGCTGGCATATCGCTACCTGCGTTATCTGTCCGATTCACCCGACAGACGCGTGCGGCCGATGGAGCCGACCGAAACGGCGATCGAAAATTTCGCGAAGTGGTTCCATATCCATCTGGCGGTACTCGACAGCCTGGATGGTGGTATGCGGGCCATGACGTTCGCCGAACGCCCGGAGATTGTTGCGGCGATGCAGCCGGCAATCGCGGCGGGAATCCTCGCCAACGACAAAGTCCGTCATCCCGGCGAGACCTTCGATCTGTTCACCTGGGCAAATTCTGGCGGCGTGATGATGGACTATCTGATCTCGCGTATCGGAACGTTCGATCCCACGGCGGCAAAAACGACCATCGACCCGATTTCGTTCAGTGATATCTGTGATCGATTCCTTATCTCCAGAACGCATGTGAAGCGGTTGATGAGCAAGGCATCAGCAATGGGGAGCGTGGGCTGGACAGGCACTCCGGGAAAGAGCGACTTCTGGCTGTCGCGCGGCTTTATTCAGGAATATTGGGATTATCAGGCCGAAAAATTCGCCATCATCGCCGCGGTCTGGGAAGAGAGCATCGGCGCTCAGCCGGAGCCGGCGCCGATGGGAGGGCAGAGACTTACTTCAGCAGCTCTTTGAGGATCGCCGAAGCCTTGGCGAAATCCATCTGTCCGGCATAGCGCTCACGCAGCGCGGCAACGCACTTGCCCATGTCCTTCAAGCCCTGCGCACCGAGTTCGGCCACCACAGCGACACAGATCTCGCGCACCTTCTCATCAGAAAGCTGCTCAGGCATGAAGCCCTGGATGACGGCGATTTCCTCGCGCTCCTTGTCGGCCAGTTCCGGACGGCCGCCATCCATGTAGATCTTCACGGACTCTTCCCGCTGCTTGACCATCTTGGCGAGCAACTGGAGAATCTCGTCGTCGCTCGCCTGTTCCTTGCCGAGACCACGATTGGCGATGTCCTTGTCCTTGATCGCGGCGAGCACGAGGCGCACGGTCGAGAGCCTCGCCGCGTCCTTGGCCTTCATGGCATCCTTCTGGGCGTTGGAAAGCGTTTCGCGGATCATGTTTTTAACTCCCTAAGCAGGCCGGCGACGATCACCTGGCCTCTCATTTCGCGTTGCCAGTCTCATAGACCATGAGCGGCGATCAATGCAATTGCGTCCGACCGATCGAAAGCCGGCGAATTCCTTGGCGAGAAACGAACGGGGCGCATTGACCGGCACGCCTTGTTTGGCTATGTCCAGCACCTGCACATTAGATCGATATTAAGGTCTCGAGCCGCGACAAACGTCGCCGGCTGCAATCTGCGACAAACATGGCGGAAGCCCCCGGTCTTTTCAAGGCCGCGCACGACGCCGGAAACGGGATGACAATGACCGCGACAGCCCCATGGACAACTGAAAAGCCGAGTGCCCTGCTCGTTCTCGCCGACGGCACCGTGATCGAAGGCAAGGGCATCGGCGCGACCGGCAAGGTCCAGGCCGAAGTTTGCTTCAACACGGCGCTGACCGGTTACGAGGAGATCCTGACGGACCCCTCCTATCTCGGCCAGATCGTTACCTTCACCTTCCCCCACATCGGCAATGTCGGCACCAACGACGAAGATATCGAAGATCTGACGCCTGCCGCGCGGCACGGCGCCGTCGGCGTCATCTTCAAGGCCGATATCACCGATCCCTCGAACTACCGCGCCGCAAAACATCTCGACCAGTGGCTGAAAGCGCGCGGTATTATCGGCATGTGCGGCATCGATACGCGCGCACTGACCGCCTGGATCCGCGAAAACGGCATGCCGAACGGCGTCATCGCCCATGATCCCAACGGCGTCTTCGATATCGAGCAGTTGAAGGCGGATGCCAAGGCTTGGAGTGGCTTGGAAGGTCTCGACCTCGCCAAGGTCGCCTCCTCCGGCCAATCGTCGCAATGGTCGCAGACGCCCTGGATCTGGAATGAAGGCTATGGCGAACTCGACGCCGACGATGCCAAATATCACGTCGTCTGCCTCGACTATGGTGTCAAGCGCAATATCCTGCGCCTCTTCTCCGGCCTCGACTGCAAGGTCACAGTGTTGCCGGCAACCTCCTCCACCGACGACGTGCTGGCGCTGAAGCCGGATGGCATTTTCCTGTCGAACGGCCCGGGCGATCCGGCGGCGACCGGCGAATATGCAGTGCCCGTCATCAAGGACCTGCTGAAAACGGAAATTCCGTTGTTCGGCATCTGCCTCGGTCACCAGATGCTCGGCCTCGCTCTTGGCGCCAAGACCGCGAAGATGCATCAGGGCCATCACGGCGCAAACCATCCGGTCAAGGATCACACGACGGGCAAGGTCGAGATCGTTTCGATGAATCATGGCTTCGCAGTCGACTCGAACAGCCTGCCGGAAGGCGTTGAAGAGACTCATGTTTCTCTCTTCGACGGCAGCAATTGCGGCCTGCGCGTTTCCGGCAAGCCGGTCTTCTCCGTGCAGCATCATCCGGAAGCCTCTCCCGGCCCGCAGGACAGCCACTACCTCTTCCGTCGCTTCATCAATCTGGTGCGCGAGAAGAAGGGCGAACCGGCGATGGCCGAGCGCGCCTGAGCAACCGCCTGAACCCATAAAAGGAAGCCTCGGATTGGCAAGCAATCCGAGGCTTCTTTGTGTGTCGACTTGGGAGGATTATGTCTTCACATCGGCTTACGCCTGCAGGCGACGCTGCTTCACGACTTCCAGCTCGCTCATCATGATCTCCTGCAGGAACTCGAAATCGGACTCCCCAAAGGCGACAAGTCCGGATCTCAGTCTGTATCCCCAGTTCTTGTCCTGGGTAAAATCCAGCCAGCCCAGCAATGGACGGAGCGGCTGTTCAGGCGCATCGAGCCAATCGACATCGCGGCGATAGGCCTTGCCACAATCCATCTGCGCCGGATACGGCTCGCCGTCACGGACATAGCCAATGGCCGTGAAGCTCTGG
It encodes the following:
- the dnaG gene encoding DNA primase is translated as MRFSNTFLDEIRDRVPISDVIGRRVTWDRRKTNVPRGDYWACCPFHGEKSPSFHCEDRKGRYHCFGCGVTGDHFRFLTELEGLSFPEAVQQIADMAGVPMPVADPMEAKREKERTSLLDVMEMATQFFQDQLQTANGARARAYLRDRGLTGRTIETFRLGYSPDSRNALKEFLAGKGVLKEQMEGCGLVVHENVPVSYDRFRDRIMFPILSSREKVIAFGGRAMSPDAPAKYLNSNETELFHKGNVLYNFARARRAAQGSDGAGTIIAVEGYMDVIALHQVGVENAIAPLGTALTENQLELLWKMTPQPVLCFDGDGAGIRAANRAADLALPHIKPGRTVRFALLPDGKDPDDLVRHDGRAPFDKVMAQAKPLAEMIWTREAGSGTFDTPEARAELEARLKQMVSVIADENVRRHYQQDMRDRLNGLFQPQFQRAGNQQGRGFSRDGNGRNFGGRGGQGRDRQQAANIAASDRLTRSGMIKGHQDIPGLRESVLAVTIVNHPLLLQDEYDEIAAIDYESRELQRLWSAMLGTAAAMAGPQLTRERLLEQLEEQGFAALLKSLDQQVRNARLWTATEDAATEDAREGYRQALALHKRSKALRWHKIELESAIAEATEEGDGDLIEQLMRALQEVQLEALRLENQEAIIDGFGVLSGRIKGAAGK
- a CDS encoding GatB/YqeY domain-containing protein, yielding MIRETLSNAQKDAMKAKDAARLSTVRLVLAAIKDKDIANRGLGKEQASDDEILQLLAKMVKQREESVKIYMDGGRPELADKEREEIAVIQGFMPEQLSDEKVREICVAVVAELGAQGLKDMGKCVAALRERYAGQMDFAKASAILKELLK
- the carA gene encoding glutamine-hydrolyzing carbamoyl-phosphate synthase small subunit codes for the protein MTATAPWTTEKPSALLVLADGTVIEGKGIGATGKVQAEVCFNTALTGYEEILTDPSYLGQIVTFTFPHIGNVGTNDEDIEDLTPAARHGAVGVIFKADITDPSNYRAAKHLDQWLKARGIIGMCGIDTRALTAWIRENGMPNGVIAHDPNGVFDIEQLKADAKAWSGLEGLDLAKVASSGQSSQWSQTPWIWNEGYGELDADDAKYHVVCLDYGVKRNILRLFSGLDCKVTVLPATSSTDDVLALKPDGIFLSNGPGDPAATGEYAVPVIKDLLKTEIPLFGICLGHQMLGLALGAKTAKMHQGHHGANHPVKDHTTGKVEIVSMNHGFAVDSNSLPEGVEETHVSLFDGSNCGLRVSGKPVFSVQHHPEASPGPQDSHYLFRRFINLVREKKGEPAMAERA